The segment CTGCTTGCAGGGTGCCAAAGCTCTTGGAGAGGTTGTTGACCCGAAGCAGCGGTTCCATAGGCTGTGCTTCCCGGAAGCTCGATTCCAGGCCATTTGGCGGCAAAACAGCTTCCGGGAAGATGTATCCGCTGAAGCTGGACCAATCGGCTCAGGCGATGCCCGACTGGCTGCGGCTACGCCGTGAAATGGAGTCAACGAGGGCGGCGACGAGGAGGACGATGCCGGTAATGATGAATTTGACCCCGGAGCTAAGTCCGAGGAGTCCCATGCCATTTTCGACGCTGGCAATGACGAGCGCGCCTAATACGGCGCTGACGACGCGCCCGCTGCCGCCGAAGAGGCTGGTTCCGCCAATAACGGCGGCGGCGATGGAGTTAAGGAGGAGGTTGCCGCCGCCCGCGGCGGTGTCCACGGAGCGCAGGCGGGAGGCGAGGATGATGCCGCCCATGCCGGCCATGAGGCTGGAGATCATGAAGACGAGGATGCGGATCCGTTCGACGTTAATGCCGGCACGTCTCGCCGCCTCCTTGTTTCCCCCCACTGCGTACACATACCGCCCAAAGCGCGTGCGTGTAGCCAGAAAGGTGAAACCCGCCAGCAGCACAATCAAGATCAACCCCACAATGGGAACCCCGCGATCCTTGTTGGCGACAAACACGGCGCCCGCTACGATCACCGCCAACAGCGCGATTTGTACCACTGTGACCAGCAGCGGCTTGCTGGCCAGCCCCTGGCGGCGGCGGCTAAGGACGCCCTGCAATTGCAGCAGCGCGTACAACCCCACAAAAGCAGCCGCGGCCAACCAGCCCCAGAGCGGCGGCAGCCAGAAGTTGGCAATCCCGATCACCAGCTTGTCCTGGATGATTACCGTGCCCGCGCCGCCGATGAGAATGACCACGGCCCCATTCCAGGCCAACAATCCGGCCAGCGTGACGACGAAAGAGGGAACCTGGAAACGGGTGATAATGAAGCCGTGCAGGATGCCGATGGCGGCGGCGGCGGCCAGGGCGATGGGGATAGCCGCGTACCAGGGCCACGGATTGGGTTCGCGCAGCAGCAGCGTCATGCTGACAGCGGCCACGGCGCTGACGTACCCCACAGAGAGGTCGATTTCCCCCAACAGCAGCACGTAGACGACGCCGATGGCGATGGTGGTGTAGCCGGCCATCTGCACGATGAGGTTGACGAAGTTGCGGGCGGTGAGGAAGTTCTCGTTTTGCGATTGGAAGATGATGGCGATGATGATCAGGCCGAGGAAGATGGGTAGCGAGCCGAGGTCGCCGGAGCGAACACGTTTGAGGTAGTCGGAGACGTATTGGCCGGCTGTTTGCCGGGCGGGTTGTGTCAAATAGGTGGTTTCGTTAGCTGCTGAGTTGCTCATGTCTCTTTCATCCCTGGAACGTGTTCAAGTTTGCCGGCAGTAATCGCGTGAACAACTTCTTGCTGCGTCGTGTTGACCGTGAAAAACTCCCTCACGTTTTGCCCCAGGCGCAGCACCGTGATGCGGTGCGAGACTTCAAAAACATCATGCAGGTTGTGGGAGATGATCACCACAGCCAGTCCTTTGTCCGCCAGGCGGCGCACCAGGTCCAGCACTTGCCGCGTTTGGGCCACGCCGAGGGCGGCGGTCGGCTCGTCGAGGATGACGAGTTTGGAGTTCCACATGACGGCTTTGGCCACGGCGATGGCCTGCCGCTGCCCGCCGGAGAGTTCGGCGACAGCTTGCCGCACGGAGCGCAGGGTCATCACGGAGAGGGAGTCGAGCGTTTCGATGGCCGCCTGTTCCATAGAGGCCTCATCCAGACGGCGGAAGCTGAGCGTGCGTTCTCGTCCGAGGAACATATTGGCGACGACGTCGAGGTTGTCGGCCAGCGCCAGGTCCTGGTAGACGATTTCGATACCCAGGGCGGCGGCGTCGCGCGGCCCATGGATGTTGACTTTTTTACCCTCGAAGGAGATGTCGCCGTGGTCGAAGGGGTAAATGCCGGCAATTCCCTTAATCAGCGTTGATTTGCCGGCCCCGTTGTCCCCCACCAGCGCCATCACCTCCCCCGGGCGCACGGCAAAATCAACATTCTTTAACGCATGCACGGCGCCAAAGCTCTTTGACACCCCCCGTAATTCAAGGATCGCTTCTGCTGCCAATGTTCCGCCTCCTGGAGAATACCCTGTAGGGCGAGCTTCTCGCTCGCCCCCCTCAAAACAACCAAGTGAGCGCCCAGAACTTTTATCTCCCCAAGATTGTTCATTCTTCAAGAATGAACCAATCTGAACAGGTACGCCACCATTATAGCGCAATAGGTGCGACGCACCGATGAAGTACGTCGCACCCGGCTCACTTCATTTATTACCGATCCGCGGGGCAGTACTGCTCAAACTCACCCACGCAAATCTCGTCCCAATTGCGGAAACCATCCGCGATCACCGTCTCCGCGATGTTCTCATTCGTCACGGAGATGGGCGTCAACTTGGCGAACGGAATGTCATTCTGGCCGTTGTTGATCGTGTCGTTGGCGACCACGGACACATCTTCGCCGCGCAGAAGGCGAATGGCGGCCTGCGCCGCGGCTTCCGCCTCCAACTTGATGGGCTTGTAGACGGTCATGGCTTGCCAGCCGGAGAGGATGTTCTGGATGCCGCCGACGGTGGCGTCCTGGCCACTGACGGGGATGGGCTGCAAGCCCTGGCTCTTGAGAGCGGAGATGACGGAGTTCGCCAGACCGTCGTTGGCGGCGAAGACGGCGTCTACATTGCCACCGGCGGCGGTGAGAATCTGCTCGAAGATGACGAGCGCCTGCTGGTTGTCCCACTCCGGCACGGCCTGGTCGGCCACCAGGTTCCATTCACCCGCGTCATAGTGCGGTTGGGCGATGGAGAAGTACCCTTCACGGAAGAGGGTGGCGTTGTTGTCGGTGGGGGAGCCATTCAACTGCACCACCTGCGGCGTGTCCACGGGCAGGGCGTTGATCAGGGGTTCCAGGGTTTCGCCCATGAGGCGACCGACGGAGACGTTGTCGAAGCTAACGTAAAGGTCCGCGCCAGGGCCTTCGATGGTGAGGCGGTCGTAGTCAATGACCTTGACGCCGGCCTCGCGCGCCTGGGCGATGATGGCCGCGCCACTGCCGCTGTCCAGGTTGACCAGGAGCAGCACGGTGGCCCCGTTGGTGATCGCCTGCTCCGCTTGCGTTTGCTGCGTGCGGGCGTCCCCTTCGGCGTTGACGATGGTGTATTTCACGCCGGCGGCGTCGAAGGCTTGCTCAAAGAAGCGGCGGTCGTCGTTTTCCCAGCGGGCGGACGAGGCGCTGTCCGGCAGCAACACGGCGATCATGCCTTCATCCATCATCGCGCCGCCCTGCTCCGTGGGGCAGTACTGCGCGTACTCACCGACGCAGATTTCTTCCCAGGTGCGGAAGCCATCGGCAATCACGGTGTCGGCGATGTTGTCTTTGGTGACGGCCAGCGGGGTCAGTTTGATGAAGGGCAGGTCACCCTGGCCATTGTTGATGGTGTCACCGGTGAGGCTGGCGGCTTCTTCGCCGTTGAGAAGAGCAATGGCGACCTGGGCCGCGGCTTCCGCCTCCAACTTGATGGGCTTGTAGACGGTCATGGCTTGCCAGCCGGAGAGGATGTTCTGGATGCCGCCGACGGTGGCATCCTGGCCGCTGACGGGGATGGGCTGCAAGCCCTGGCTCTTGAGAGCGGAGATGACGGAGTTCGCCAGACCGTCGTTGGCGGCGAAGACGGCGTCTACATTGCCGCCGGCGGCGGTGAGAATCTGCTCGAAGATGACGAGCGCCTGCTGGTTGTCCCACTCCGGCACGGCCTGGTCGGCCACCAGGTTCCATTCACCCGCGTCGTAGTGCGGTTGGGCGATGGAGAAGTACCCTTCACGGAAGAGGGTGGCGTTGTTGTCGGTGGGGGAGCCATTCAACTGCACCACCTGCGGCGTGTCCACGGGCAGGGCGTTGATCAGGGGTTCCAGGGTTTCGCCCATGAGGCGACCGACGGAGACGTTGTCGAAGCTGACGTAGACATCCGCGCCGGGGCCTTCGATGGTGAGGCGGTCGTAGTCGATGACCTTGACGCCGGCCTCGCGCGCCTGGGCGATGATGGCCGCGCCACTACCGCTGTCCAGGTTGACCAGGAGCAGCACTTTGGCTCCGTTGGTGATCGCCTGCTCCGCTTGCGTTTGCTGCGTGCGGGCGTCCCCTTCGGCGTTGACGATGGTGTATTTCACGCCGGCGGCGTCGAAGGCTTGCTCAAAGAAGCGGCGGTCGTCATTTTCCCAGCGGGCGGACGAGGCGCTGTCCGGCAGCAGCACGGCGATGCTGCCTTCCGGGGCGGTTATTTCTTCGGATGTGCCGCCGCCGGGGGCTTCGGTGGCCGCGGGAGTGTTCGTTTCGCTGGTATCGCTGCCACCGCAAGCGACGAGTACCAGGGCCAGCGCGAGCGCCAGCAGCAGGGTGAATAGGCGATTTCGGCTTGAGAATAGCATGTTCCTTCTCCTCGAAAAGATGAACGGTGGACGGGAATGTATGGGCAACGTTGCCGGTGCGGGGGACGCTGTGCCGGGAATAGGCCAATTCATCGCACAACGATTGGTGGCGCGTGCCGCGTTGAGCCGTTGCCCACGGAAACCGGGGAAAGAGGTGATCAGTTGTTGGGCGATGTGCCATACAAAACTGAACTGGCGTTGGTTAAGTTACACAAAAAGGATAGCATGGGAGTGGGAATGCCGGCATCAAGGCTTCCCCCCAATCATTTAACGGAAATCCCCTGCTTGCTTTGGGGGAAAACCCCTAACGGGCATAGGGAGACGGGGCCATTCATCGCCGGGCGAATTCAGGTAAAATGGCGACATGGCAAAGACGACCCTTTTGTTAGCGGACGATCATGCGGTGGTGCGTGCCGGCATTCTCAACGCCATCAAAGAGCTTCCCGGACTGGAAATCATCGGCGAAGTAGGGGACGGCCCCTCCCTCTTCCATGCTCTCGCCCACCATCGCCCCAATCTCCTGCTACTCGACGTGACCATGCCCCAATTCGACCCGATCCCCGCCATCGGGCAAATCCGCGCCCTTTATCCCCACATGAAAATCCTCGTCGTCACCGCATATGATGACGACGTGTACGTGCAAGGGCTGCTGGGTGTCGGCGTGCATGGCTACCACCTCAAGGACCAACCGCTCGCCGACCTGCGGCTGGCCGTGCAGCGCGTGCTGCAAGGTGAGCGGTGGGTTTCCAGCCGCGTCCTCAGCCGGCTGCTGCATCCGGCGACGGAGGCGGGCGAGAGGCCGGCGCTGACGGAGCGACAGCGGGAGATTTTGCGGCTTTTGCGGCAAGGAATGGACAACCAATCCATTGCGCGCCAGACGAGCCTGAGCGTGAAGACGGTGGAGAACCACCTGACGCGCATCTATCGCCAGCTTGGCGTACAGAGCCGCCTGGAGGCGCTGAACCACATCATGGCGCACCCGGACTTGATCGGGGAGGCGGGGCACGCCCTGCCGCCGCCCGCGCCGGCGCGTCCCGGCGGCGACGAAGTGAGTTTGCTGTTGGTGGATGATAATGCGCGGTATCGGGCGCAACTGCGGCGCATGGTGGGTAAGGTGTATCCGCAGGCCACGATTTATGAGGCGGAGAACATCGCCGGCGCCCTGGCCGTGGCGCGGCGGGTGGATTTGCGGCTGGTGTTGGTAGATGTGGTGCTGGGGGATGAGGATGGTATCCAGTGTACGCGGGCGCTAAAGGCGCGCCTGCCCGCCGCGCGCATCATTTTGATCAGCGCCTATCCTGATCGGGAGTTTCACCGGCGTGGGTTGGAGGCGGGGGCGGTGGCTTTTCTGGATAAGAAGGACCTGGATGGGAAGACGCTGCGGCAGGTGATTGAGGACGTAGCCCTGTAACAGATTGCGGATTACGGGGCCGGGGAGATCCCCAGGGTGACGGCTAATTCCGCCGCCAGCCCGGCAAATGTCGGTGCGGCGGTTTCCTGGGCCGAACGGGCAATTTGTGGCCGATCCAGCTTGACCAGAATGATGAATTGCGGATTGTAAGCGGGAAGCCACCCGACGTAGGAAACAATCGTGTCAGTAGGGTGGTAGATGCCGCCTTCAGCAATTTGGGCTGTGCCGGCTTTGCCCGCCACCAGGTAACCATCTATTGCGCCGCTGCCGGCAGAGGCCACGGACATGTCTATCAGCTTCCGCGCATTACTTTCGCTGATAACGCGATTGCCGGCAACCAGTTCCCTTGCCCGCTCTTTTCCCTGGATCGTGGTCGTCTCCACGACATACGGCTGCATCAGCAAGCCGCCGTTGGCAATGGCCGCGACGGCGTTCACCATCTGCATCGGCGTGACGGCGATCCCCTGCCCAAATGCCGTCGTCAGCATAGAAAATTCGCTCCAACTTGGTTCTCCCGGTTCATTGAACAACGAGGTTGATTCCGCCGCCAGGTCCACTCCCGTGCGCTGATCCAGTCCGAAAGCTCTCAGGTAGTTGTAATAGCTTAGCGGCCCGATGGCTCCCGCCAGAGCTGCCGCGCCGGTATTAGAGCCATAAACAAGCACGCCGGTCATGTCGATCTCGCCAAAAGCAGCCCGATCTTCGTTGATTAACCGGAAGCCATCCGCTTCAAGAACCCCGCTGTCATAAAAAGGTGTGTCCGGCTCTACGATTCCGATATTCAGCGCTGTCGCCATGGTGATTAGCTGGAACACGCCGCCAGGTTCATAGATAACGCTAACCGCGGGATTGATAAAAAGACTCAATTCCTCATTGTAGAAAACGTTAGGATCATAACAAGGGGCATTGGCCAGGCCCAGGAGTTCTCCCGTTTGCGGATTCATCACGATAATGGACCCGCTCTCGCTGCCATACTTCCGCAAGGCTTCATGCAGGTGTCGCTCTATGATGGTCTGCACATCCTTATCTATGGTCAGCCGCAGATCGGCCACCGCGCCCAGGGGATTATCCGCGAGGTTGTAGCGGGGTTCCGCGCCGGACAGCCCGCCGGTCAGCAAATCGTCGTAATAGGCTTCAACGCCCCCACCACCAAGATTCTCGAAATTGACGAAGCCCAGAACGTGGCACATTAGCTCGTCGTGGGGGTAGAATCGCCTGGGCAGCGGTTCGAGGTATAATCCTGGTTCATTCAGGGCCTCGATTTGCTCCGCAACCGCCGCGGAAACGCGCCCGGCCAAAACAACGTAAATATCGTTTTCTCTCAAGAGCGATGCGATCTCCCCGCGAGGTGTCTGTAGCAGGGGAGAAAGCGCAGCCGCCAGAAACTCGACATCCGTGATGTAGCCTGGACCCGCCCCGACCCGGTAATCATGGATTGTGTACGCCAAAGACTCTCCATCCCGGTCGAAAATCGTCCCCCTGTCTCGTTCCTCGACTAAAGGCGCGGTCCGTTTGACAAACTCCGCTGGCAAAAACAGTCTCTCCAGCAGTGTTTTGACGGTCAGATTGTTCTCGGAAAACAGCGCATAGGCGGCCCATATTGCCAGCACCAAAGCACAAAGCCGTAGCAAGATCTCTTTATGTCTTGATAGAGCAGAGAGTGATTGCGTTCTCATGACGAGGAAGTCCTCTTTTCATACGCCATGCACAAGCAAGAAAATCCAGTACAAATAAGAACTCGAGCGTTATGGTCGGAAGCAAAGCGGATTGATTGGGTATTGCTCTTGGCTGTCGCCGCGCTTTGCTTGTTTGGCTTGATGATGGTCCATAGTACCACAGTAGGCACCCGTTATACCACTGATGAGGACCCTTTGTTCTTTTTTCGTAACCAGGCGCGGGCCGCCTTCATCGGTGTCATGTTGGTGATAATTCTGTCCGGTACGCGCCTTGAGTGGCTGCAATCATTGGCTTTGCCATCCATCTTGTTTTCCATTTTGGCGTTGATGCTTTTACTTGTTGTTAACGAACAAGTGTTTGGGGCGGCCCGATTTTTGTTTGCGGGGAGTTATCAGGTTGCTACCTTTGCCAGGGTGGCCGTTTTGCTTTATGTATCCGTGTGGGCTTCATCTCGCGGAAGACGGCGGATCAAGTCGCCGTTTCAGGGATTGATACCATTCAGCCTGATCGTTGGACTGGTCGCCTCTCTCATTCTGCTGCAACCGGATGTGACCTCCTCGATTTTGTTGATGCTGGTCGCCTTTTCACTCTATTTCGTGGCTGGCGCTACCTGGCAATACTTCGCCCTGTATGGTTTCGCCGGTGTGGCCGCGTTTGTGTCGCTTGTTTCAGGGTTGCCCTATGCCCGGGCTAGAATTGAAGACTGGATGGCGACTGTTGCTCAGCCCGCGGCAAGCTCATACCAGATACAAACCGCGTTCGCGGCCATATTTAACGGAGGAATAGGGGGGCAGGGATATCGCCTCGGACAGGTGAAGTACATTATTCCTGTACCTTTCTCGGATGCGGTTTACGTGGTAGTTTGTGAGGAGTTTGGCTTAATAGGGAGCTTGCTGGTATCCGCCTTGCTCCTGCTGATCGCCTGGCGAGGCATCATGATCGCGCGCAAATCGCAGAGTTACTTTGGCTGCCTGCTTGCCTATGGCGTGTCAACTTTGCTTCTTTGGCAGGTCTTGATCAACGTGGGCGGCATGACGGCGGTGTTTCCGGCTGGTGGGCTGCCACTGCCGTATATCAGTTATGGCGGCAGCGATCTGGTCGTTCAGTTTGTCGTGGTGGGACTGCTATTGAGTGTTTCCCGGCATGGTGACGCGGCGGTTGAATCGGATACTCCCCCGGATAAGGAAAGAAAGAGGGCACGAAGATTAATGTTTTCCTGGTCTACGCTGCTGATTTGCGCGAGTGTGCTGCTTTTAGGGTTGCTTGTCTACCGAAACACGCAGTTGATCAGTGGGGTTCCCACGCAAAATATCGAAGATGCTTTTGACATTGTGGCTTCGGCGACCAGCACGCTTTCTTTTACAGTGAATCGCTTGGTCGTGTTTGGGTTTTTCGCCGTCTTTCTTTATTCATTGTTTGACATGCGACTGACCGCCGTGCGGTTTGACCAGGATTGGGTAGCGATCATTGAGGAGAACCTGGAGAAAACGGGGAGGGTTGAGGCTGCTCTGTTGGGTCGTAATGGCGCTGAACTCCTGGCGACCTATTTGCGTCAACATCCTGAGCGTGATCTGACGCTGCCAAACAAGACGCTGCTTCAATATGCGAATAATGACCTGCGGCAAAAAAACCAGGCTGTGTGGCGGTTAGTCAATTCCATGAATGAAAATGAAGGAGGCGTTTCCGGGGGGATGGCCGCCATGGTGCTGGAGGTGTTGAGTGAAATGCTGGCGTCGCCGATTGAAGCGTTTGAGGGGACCTTGTCCGGCACGTCTTTTCACGTTTTCTTGCTGAATACATACGATCTGTTTTCCAGTTTGCGGCTCCCACGGCAATTGTTGATCTTGATGCCGGCAAAAAGCCAGCTAACGGAAAATGAGTGGATGTCCATTCCTGAGTTAACGCGGCAAATCAGCGGCAAAGTGGACATTGCCATTTTGTTGGCGTGGTCAGCCAGACATCGTTCTGCTATGTCTCTGACGCGCCTGCGGGAGGTATTGGCCTTCGACGTTGTGGTGATTGGGCAACCGGAAATGCTTACCTTGTCCACCCGTCGCCACCGACGCGATCATTTTCG is part of the Ardenticatenales bacterium genome and harbors:
- a CDS encoding ABC transporter permease, yielding MSNSAANETTYLTQPARQTAGQYVSDYLKRVRSGDLGSLPIFLGLIIIAIIFQSQNENFLTARNFVNLIVQMAGYTTIAIGVVYVLLLGEIDLSVGYVSAVAAVSMTLLLREPNPWPWYAAIPIALAAAAAIGILHGFIITRFQVPSFVVTLAGLLAWNGAVVILIGGAGTVIIQDKLVIGIANFWLPPLWGWLAAAAFVGLYALLQLQGVLSRRRQGLASKPLLVTVVQIALLAVIVAGAVFVANKDRGVPIVGLILIVLLAGFTFLATRTRFGRYVYAVGGNKEAARRAGINVERIRILVFMISSLMAGMGGIILASRLRSVDTAAGGGNLLLNSIAAAVIGGTSLFGGSGRVVSAVLGALVIASVENGMGLLGLSSGVKFIITGIVLLVAALVDSISRRSRSQSGIA
- a CDS encoding sugar ABC transporter ATP-binding protein yields the protein MAAEAILELRGVSKSFGAVHALKNVDFAVRPGEVMALVGDNGAGKSTLIKGIAGIYPFDHGDISFEGKKVNIHGPRDAAALGIEIVYQDLALADNLDVVANMFLGRERTLSFRRLDEASMEQAAIETLDSLSVMTLRSVRQAVAELSGGQRQAIAVAKAVMWNSKLVILDEPTAALGVAQTRQVLDLVRRLADKGLAVVIISHNLHDVFEVSHRITVLRLGQNVREFFTVNTTQQEVVHAITAGKLEHVPGMKET
- a CDS encoding substrate-binding domain-containing protein → MLFSSRNRLFTLLLALALALVLVACGGSDTSETNTPAATEAPGGGTSEEITAPEGSIAVLLPDSASSARWENDDRRFFEQAFDAAGVKYTIVNAEGDARTQQTQAEQAITNGAKVLLLVNLDSGSGAAIIAQAREAGVKVIDYDRLTIEGPGADVYVSFDNVSVGRLMGETLEPLINALPVDTPQVVQLNGSPTDNNATLFREGYFSIAQPHYDAGEWNLVADQAVPEWDNQQALVIFEQILTAAGGNVDAVFAANDGLANSVISALKSQGLQPIPVSGQDATVGGIQNILSGWQAMTVYKPIKLEAEAAAQVAIALLNGEEAASLTGDTINNGQGDLPFIKLTPLAVTKDNIADTVIADGFRTWEEICVGEYAQYCPTEQGGAMMDEGMIAVLLPDSASSARWENDDRRFFEQAFDAAGVKYTIVNAEGDARTQQTQAEQAITNGATVLLLVNLDSGSGAAIIAQAREAGVKVIDYDRLTIEGPGADLYVSFDNVSVGRLMGETLEPLINALPVDTPQVVQLNGSPTDNNATLFREGYFSIAQPHYDAGEWNLVADQAVPEWDNQQALVIFEQILTAAGGNVDAVFAANDGLANSVISALKSQGLQPIPVSGQDATVGGIQNILSGWQAMTVYKPIKLEAEAAAQAAIRLLRGEDVSVVANDTINNGQNDIPFAKLTPISVTNENIAETVIADGFRNWDEICVGEFEQYCPADR
- a CDS encoding response regulator, which gives rise to MAKTTLLLADDHAVVRAGILNAIKELPGLEIIGEVGDGPSLFHALAHHRPNLLLLDVTMPQFDPIPAIGQIRALYPHMKILVVTAYDDDVYVQGLLGVGVHGYHLKDQPLADLRLAVQRVLQGERWVSSRVLSRLLHPATEAGERPALTERQREILRLLRQGMDNQSIARQTSLSVKTVENHLTRIYRQLGVQSRLEALNHIMAHPDLIGEAGHALPPPAPARPGGDEVSLLLVDDNARYRAQLRRMVGKVYPQATIYEAENIAGALAVARRVDLRLVLVDVVLGDEDGIQCTRALKARLPAARIILISAYPDREFHRRGLEAGAVAFLDKKDLDGKTLRQVIEDVAL
- a CDS encoding penicillin-binding protein 2, whose translation is MAYTIHDYRVGAGPGYITDVEFLAAALSPLLQTPRGEIASLLRENDIYVVLAGRVSAAVAEQIEALNEPGLYLEPLPRRFYPHDELMCHVLGFVNFENLGGGGVEAYYDDLLTGGLSGAEPRYNLADNPLGAVADLRLTIDKDVQTIIERHLHEALRKYGSESGSIIVMNPQTGELLGLANAPCYDPNVFYNEELSLFINPAVSVIYEPGGVFQLITMATALNIGIVEPDTPFYDSGVLEADGFRLINEDRAAFGEIDMTGVLVYGSNTGAAALAGAIGPLSYYNYLRAFGLDQRTGVDLAAESTSLFNEPGEPSWSEFSMLTTAFGQGIAVTPMQMVNAVAAIANGGLLMQPYVVETTTIQGKERARELVAGNRVISESNARKLIDMSVASAGSGAIDGYLVAGKAGTAQIAEGGIYHPTDTIVSYVGWLPAYNPQFIILVKLDRPQIARSAQETAAPTFAGLAAELAVTLGISPAP
- a CDS encoding FtsW/RodA/SpoVE family cell cycle protein, translated to MMVHSTTVGTRYTTDEDPLFFFRNQARAAFIGVMLVIILSGTRLEWLQSLALPSILFSILALMLLLVVNEQVFGAARFLFAGSYQVATFARVAVLLYVSVWASSRGRRRIKSPFQGLIPFSLIVGLVASLILLQPDVTSSILLMLVAFSLYFVAGATWQYFALYGFAGVAAFVSLVSGLPYARARIEDWMATVAQPAASSYQIQTAFAAIFNGGIGGQGYRLGQVKYIIPVPFSDAVYVVVCEEFGLIGSLLVSALLLLIAWRGIMIARKSQSYFGCLLAYGVSTLLLWQVLINVGGMTAVFPAGGLPLPYISYGGSDLVVQFVVVGLLLSVSRHGDAAVESDTPPDKERKRARRLMFSWSTLLICASVLLLGLLVYRNTQLISGVPTQNIEDAFDIVASATSTLSFTVNRLVVFGFFAVFLYSLFDMRLTAVRFDQDWVAIIEENLEKTGRVEAALLGRNGAELLATYLRQHPERDLTLPNKTLLQYANNDLRQKNQAVWRLVNSMNENEGGVSGGMAAMVLEVLSEMLASPIEAFEGTLSGTSFHVFLLNTYDLFSSLRLPRQLLILMPAKSQLTENEWMSIPELTRQISGKVDIAILLAWSARHRSAMSLTRLREVLAFDVVVIGQPEMLTLSTRRHRRDHFRRLILSVINLHTISPFVTAGATPETMFVGREKEIREIVEHATTTNYVVVGGRRIGKTSLLRRLHGIRLPAAGVLALYQDCTIISSYAGFLATPLRDWRPAPPAQAPATFGDLLKMPALDQPLMLLLDEADKIVNLDRQQGWPILEAMRALTNSSNVKVVLCGERVLLGALQDSSGPLFNLVDPVRLGPLDYPSVADLIVRPMSQLGIRLVPEDEVVERIWDITSGHPNLVQRLCSRLLDRLLRENPDREIVQQIISDSPPGKEVHDGGFQWREIAGRAVSFLLPESLNLAETGGASEANRLETSLARTITLADVEAVAQEPGFLRDDLLETYWGSATTLEKIVSLLMAENPHLRTLSTIKEALVARCNLDVSSREIDASLQLLVDLRLILNRTPSGYQFRATAFPSVVAQTLTLEDTLAVQVEEYREQQ